The Thermotoga caldifontis AZM44c09 genomic interval TAAACAGTCGCACGGATCTGGATCGCAGGAGTTCCATTCGTCATGGTGGCCAGAACGCTCACAGCTCTGCCCAGCTGGTCTGAACGCCAGCCGTTCAGTGCATCTTCGTAATCGGTGCCACTGTAAGTTTGCCTCCAGTACCCAATTACCTTCCTGCAAAAATCTTCAGGTTCAACATGTGAAACCTCACTGAGAAATTTGTAGTTCCACCCCGAAGCTGGTATCAAACTTGGAGCAGCGATGAAGTAGTCGGCGAGATCTTTCAGTTCGTAAAGAACTTCCACTGAACCCATCAAACACGCATCGAAGCCCAGCACGTCCCACCGGAGATTTTCCAGGGCTTCTTTCAGTTCCAAAATTTTCAAAAATTCCCTGCTTTCGTCATCGTAGGAAATACCCTTGACTCTGTACGGATCGGTGTCGTCCCACGCCGTCCCATGGTTCCAGAGAACGAGCGCCTTCCTCCTCGCGGCGTACGCGTGGTATTTTTCGACGAAACGTGAAAGACTATCCTTAGATCCACTGTTGACATCGTTCGCGAACGATTCCACCTTGACGAACCTTCCATCGGTTGAAAGTGCGTAGACTCCATCGTTCAGATTCCCACTCTGATCCACAAACGCTATGACCGCAACGTCTTTCGCTGCCATCTGCATTTCTACAAGATCGCCACTCACGTAGTTTGAGAGGTTGTTGTCCGCACCGAACCAGCAGAGAACAAGCCAGGAGGCCTCTTGCACGTTGAGAAGGATTTCTTCCGTGACTTCTTTGTAGCTCACCTTCAGTTTGTAAAGACCTGCGTTGAGAAACAAAGGTACTCTCGCATACCCAGACTCGTCCGTCGTGAAGGTCAAACCGTTCACGTTCACATCGACACCCTTCAAAGGAACTCCGAGCCAATCAACGACGCCGATCTTCAGCTCAAACGGCCTACCGGCGTACAACTTGTCCGGCAGAATGACTGTGATGTTGGAGCCGGCCAGATTCACGCACGATACTGAAAGAAACATCGAAAAGGCGACGAAACAGAAAAGGATGAACCTTTTCACAGCTCCATGAACCTGTGCGCCTGCGCGAACAGACCGAACGTGCCACCGGTGTGAACGAACAGAACTTTTTGACCTCTCCTGCTCGTCTGAAGCATGCCTCTGAACGCCTTGGATGTGTAGACCGGATCGAGCACGATTCCTTCTGTTGATGCCGTTATCTTTATGCATTCAACGTCGGCCTCGGTTGGCACAGCGTACGCCGGGCCACTGAAATCATCCGTGATTTTGATATCTTCAGGCTTCACGTTCACTCTTATTCCGTATTCGGCGAGTTCATCGACGATCTTCAACACCTTCTCCACGAAATATTTTGCTTCCCTTTTGGTCACGTTGATCCCTATGACGGGCGTTTCGTATCCGAGGAATCTCAGACCTGCGAGCAAACCGGCATAGGTACCACCGCTGCCTACGGCGCAGTAGATGGCGTCGATCTGTGAAAGGTCGATCTGATTCGTCATCTCTGCCACGGCCCAGACGTAACCGAGCGCCCCCAGCGCGTTCGATCCTCCTTCCGGTATGATGTAAACCTTTCGACCCTGGGACTCGTACTTTTCTTTGTACTCTTCAAAAACCTCGTCGATCTTCGCGTACTGTTGTTGAGAAACGAAAACGATCTCAGCACCGAGCAGTTTGTCGATCAAAAGATTTCCGTTAACTGCTTCTTTGAAGTATTTCCACTCGGCCTCATCACTCGCAAAGAAACTCCTGATTCTCCTTGAGAGGTTGTTGTTCTGTTCCGGCTGGCTCTCTCTCAGGAACAGAACCGGTTTCAAACCGAGCTTGACACACAGATGAGCGGTCGCGCGTGCGTGGTTGGATTGTTCCCCGCCGCAGGTGAACACCGTATCACATCTGTTTCGTACTGCGTCGGCCAGGAGGAACTCGAGTTTGCGAATCTTGTTGCCTGAGGATATGAACTCTGTGAGATCGTCCCTTTTAACGAATATCTCACGTTCATAACGCCTGCTGAGCCTCGGCAGAATTTCAATCGGTGTAGGGA includes:
- a CDS encoding clostripain-related cysteine peptidase — its product is MKRFILFCFVAFSMFLSVSCVNLAGSNITVILPDKLYAGRPFELKIGVVDWLGVPLKGVDVNVNGLTFTTDESGYARVPLFLNAGLYKLKVSYKEVTEEILLNVQEASWLVLCWFGADNNLSNYVSGDLVEMQMAAKDVAVIAFVDQSGNLNDGVYALSTDGRFVKVESFANDVNSGSKDSLSRFVEKYHAYAARRKALVLWNHGTAWDDTDPYRVKGISYDDESREFLKILELKEALENLRWDVLGFDACLMGSVEVLYELKDLADYFIAAPSLIPASGWNYKFLSEVSHVEPEDFCRKVIGYWRQTYSGTDYEDALNGWRSDQLGRAVSVLATMTNGTPAIQIRATVYSDRPRLCDLGEVLGQFGWDQALSEFQSARIPEVTDLKIYLSVFLPMDKNELENYYDMYSQLSFAKHTGWLDWLDNLW
- a CDS encoding D-cysteine desulfhydrase family protein, producing MKLSFARLPTPIEILPRLSRRYEREIFVKRDDLTEFISSGNKIRKLEFLLADAVRNRCDTVFTCGGEQSNHARATAHLCVKLGLKPVLFLRESQPEQNNNLSRRIRSFFASDEAEWKYFKEAVNGNLLIDKLLGAEIVFVSQQQYAKIDEVFEEYKEKYESQGRKVYIIPEGGSNALGALGYVWAVAEMTNQIDLSQIDAIYCAVGSGGTYAGLLAGLRFLGYETPVIGINVTKREAKYFVEKVLKIVDELAEYGIRVNVKPEDIKITDDFSGPAYAVPTEADVECIKITASTEGIVLDPVYTSKAFRGMLQTSRRGQKVLFVHTGGTFGLFAQAHRFMEL